A portion of the Scleropages formosus chromosome 15, fSclFor1.1, whole genome shotgun sequence genome contains these proteins:
- the iqcc gene encoding IQ domain-containing protein C isoform X1 has protein sequence MERRELERRVILFQARLRGFQVRKELSSVRQRYEDIVREIEGDVSALVWKGSVIPTPHFTAPLSAWPAGGAPAVRGEQLSQGRSTEEAGDLDGQVYALVPERDCNRGRLAHQAAAAVHRKSSTPELSVTSESCTEGEAMADGMWNSVTETTSVWDNMAMDASCSLLQKKGLQHRTRVEDLPRTREHLRLHRNSLAMELLWLQQAIGSRKKYLVLKQRLATPGR, from the exons ATGGAGAGGCGGGAGTTGGAGAGAAGAGTGATTCTCTTTCAG GCACGCCTGCGGGGCTTCCAGGTCCGAAAGGAGCTGAGCTCGGTGCGCCAGCGCTATGAGGACATAGTGAGGGAGATCGAGGGAGATGTGAGCGCTCTCGTGTGGAAGGGCAGTGTGATACCAACCCCTCATTTCACTGCACCT cttTCTGCATGGCCTGCGGGTGGCGCACCAGCTGTCAGAGGTGAACAGCTCAGCCAAGGCCGTTCGACAGAGGAGGCAGGGGATTTGGACGGGCAGGTTTATGCACTGGTACCTGAGAGAGACTGCAACAGGGGCAGACTGGCCCACCAAGCTGCTGCAGCAGTACACAGAAAGTCCTCCACACCTGAGCTCAGTGTGACCTCAGAGTCATGCACTGAGGGTGAAGCGATGGCTGATGGGATGTGGAACAGTGTGACAGAAACGACCTCGGTTTGGGACAACATGGCCATGGATGCAAGCTGTAGTCTGCTCCAGAAGAAAG GGCTCCAGCACCGGACTCGGGTCGAGGATCTGCCCAGGACCCGGGAGCATCTGCGCCTGCACCGGAACAGCCTGGCCATGGAGCTGCTGTGGCTCCAGCAGGCAATAGGCAGCCGCAAGAAG TACCTGGTGCTGAAGCAGAGGCTGGCAACTCCAGGCCGCTGA
- the iqcc gene encoding IQ domain-containing protein C isoform X2 yields the protein MRQARLRGFQVRKELSSVRQRYEDIVREIEGDVSALVWKGSVIPTPHFTAPLSAWPAGGAPAVRGEQLSQGRSTEEAGDLDGQVYALVPERDCNRGRLAHQAAAAVHRKSSTPELSVTSESCTEGEAMADGMWNSVTETTSVWDNMAMDASCSLLQKKGLQHRTRVEDLPRTREHLRLHRNSLAMELLWLQQAIGSRKKYLVLKQRLATPGR from the exons atgcgtCAGGCACGCCTGCGGGGCTTCCAGGTCCGAAAGGAGCTGAGCTCGGTGCGCCAGCGCTATGAGGACATAGTGAGGGAGATCGAGGGAGATGTGAGCGCTCTCGTGTGGAAGGGCAGTGTGATACCAACCCCTCATTTCACTGCACCT cttTCTGCATGGCCTGCGGGTGGCGCACCAGCTGTCAGAGGTGAACAGCTCAGCCAAGGCCGTTCGACAGAGGAGGCAGGGGATTTGGACGGGCAGGTTTATGCACTGGTACCTGAGAGAGACTGCAACAGGGGCAGACTGGCCCACCAAGCTGCTGCAGCAGTACACAGAAAGTCCTCCACACCTGAGCTCAGTGTGACCTCAGAGTCATGCACTGAGGGTGAAGCGATGGCTGATGGGATGTGGAACAGTGTGACAGAAACGACCTCGGTTTGGGACAACATGGCCATGGATGCAAGCTGTAGTCTGCTCCAGAAGAAAG GGCTCCAGCACCGGACTCGGGTCGAGGATCTGCCCAGGACCCGGGAGCATCTGCGCCTGCACCGGAACAGCCTGGCCATGGAGCTGCTGTGGCTCCAGCAGGCAATAGGCAGCCGCAAGAAG TACCTGGTGCTGAAGCAGAGGCTGGCAACTCCAGGCCGCTGA
- the dcdc2b gene encoding doublecortin domain-containing protein 2B gives MAVSWTAPPPAKSVLVFRNGDPFHAGRRLLVRQRQGATLEAFLNEVTEVIGAPAAVRTLHTPRHGHRVRDLKELQSGAQYVAAGFERFKKLDYLSSGPRRAAAFRGDAFQNLQPTERLNVQLPSGKWSKTEPLPCVIHVFRNGDVLTAPLRFILPRSLQRDLEQVLRLVSERAGLLTGAVRRLCTLEGRTVASVEQLRSGQYYVAVGTEKFKKLPYVELLISNATEAGPRNEARNRRLPKHPHQTRKPLSVPQDRFSDSALVASPEADGRRVRSTGDEAVGATPPPGRGAKQEESLFYSRPVGVRKGRAGNRPPGGNRAQSDVFKGKVRKKRKEMQGAQEVAEDEDTAVELPVDQRAADTVEDEAISETPREHQSRVTTGGWRDGTPPQLGLTPEGEGRGAAGFRSPWQLEEPNCVGSRPASRTSTQHSSLGSTARHPA, from the exons ATGGCGGTGAGCTGGAccgccccaccccccgccaAAAGCGTGCTGGTGTTCAGGAATGGCGACCCGTTCCACGCGGGCCGGAGGCTCCTCGTCCGCCAGCGGCAGGGGGCCACGCTGGAGGCCTTCCTCAACGAGGTCACCGAGGTCATCGGGGCGCCCGCTGCCGTGAGGACCCTGCACACACCCCGGCACGGGCACCGTGTGCGAGACTTGAAGGAGCTGCAGTCTGGGGCGCAGTACGTCGCTGCCGGATTCGAGAGGTTCAAGAAGCTCGA CTACCTGAGCTCAGGGCCCAGGAGAGCCGCTGCTTTCCGCGGAGACGCTTTCCAG AACCTACAAC CAACAGAGAGACTGAATGTCCAACTGCCGTCTGGAAAGTGGAGCAAGACTGAACCCCTGCCCTGCGTCATACA TGTGTTCCGGAACGGTGACGTACTGACCGCCCCGCTGCGGTTCATCCTCCCCAGGAGCCTACAGAGGGACCTGGAGCAGGTACTGCGCCTCGTGTCGGAGAGGGCGGGTCTGCTGACTGGTGCCGTGCGCAG GCTTTGTACGCTGGAGGGCAGGACTGTGGCCTCAGTGGAGCAGCTGCGCAGCGGTCAATATTATGTTGCCGTGGGAACAGAAAAGTTCAAGAAGCTCCCGTATGTGGAGCTGCTGATCTCAAACGCAACGGAGGCAGGGCCCAG GAATGAGGCCAGAAACAGGCGACTCCCCAAACA CCCGCATCAGACCAGGAAGCCACTCAGTGTCCCTCAGGACAGGTTCAGCGATTCAGCCTTGGTGGCCTCCCCAGAG GCTGACGGACGCAGAGTCAGGTCCACGGGGGACGAGGCAGTGGGTGCGACGCCCCCCCCGGGAAGGGGTGCCAAACAGGAGGAGTCGCTCTTCTACTCCAGGCCTGTGGGAGTTCGCAAGGGCAGAGCGGGAAACAGGCCCCCGGGGGGCAACAGAGCCCAGAGTGA TGTGTTCAAAGGGAaggtgaggaagaagaggaaagagaTGCAGGGAGCCCAAGAGGTGGCAGAGGATGAAGACACAGCTGTGGAACTTCCTGTTGACCAG aGAGCTGCAGACACTGTGGAGGACGAAGCCATCAGTGAGACGCCCCGAGAGCACCAGTCACGG GTGACCACCGGAGGCTGGAGAGACGGGACCCCCCCACAGCTCGGTCTGACACCTGAGGGGGAGGGGCGAGGTGCTGCAGGTTTtaggtctccatggcaactggAG GAGCCGAACTGCGTGGGGTCGAGACCCGCATCGCGAACCTCGACTCAACACTCAAGCTTGGGTTCGACAGCCCGGCATCCTGCATAA